The stretch of DNA ATGATTACATGAACCTGCTCTGCTTTCCATTGCTTCTGCACCCAAAATTACTTCGATCAAGCCTTTCTTTGTCGTTGATGTCGCTCCTGCTCCACTCGAGCCCTCTTCGACTACACCTATTCTTCACCAAATGCAAACTCATCTTCGTAATAACATCATTAAGCCCATATGGCATACAGATGACACAATGACATACCCTCCGTGCACCATGgccattattttcaatttttcttttctttttctaagccCACCTCTTTTACACAAGCCAGTAAGGAACCCTTCCAGTGCAAGGCCATGTCTTTTGAGTTTGAAGCCCTCTTGAAAAATCACACATGGACTCTCCTGCCCTACCATCCTTCCATGAATCTTGTTGAAACAAAGTGGGTTTTCAAGCTCAAACGCCACCAGGCACGCCTCGTGGCCAAGGGCTTTACTCAATAACCAGGTTTGGACTACATAGAGACCTACTATCTGGTGATCAAGCCTCAAATGATTCGCTTGGTTCTTACACTTCCTATTACTCGCCATTGACAAATTTGTCAATTGGATGTGTGTAATGCATTTCTACATGGTGATCTCCTTTTAGTCTATGTTTTCATGTCCAAATCGAAAGGTTTTGTTCATCCTGCATATCCCCATCATGTTTGCAAGCCTCTTGAATGCATTTCCCTCGATTGAGTCAACAACTTCTTGAACTTGGTTTTCAATCCTCCAACTGCtacccatctttttttttttttttgcaatggcATTGAAGTTTTCGGTTCATATACATAGATACTCATCACTAGTTCTTCCTCGCATGCAATTGGCCATCTTCTGTAGTAGTTGCTGCCTGATCTTCCTATTAAAAAACTTAGGCTCACCCAATATGTTCTTAGGCCTCAAGGCTCAATTTTTGAATGGAGGACTTTTTCTATTCAACATTGGTACATTTAAGATATTCTTCAGTGCACCAATATGTCCAATGCCAAATCAGTTGCTAAGTCGATGCCATCCTCTTATACACTGTCTCACTCTGACACTTACGCTTTTTCAAATCCTACTTTGTACTGCAGTACCGTTGGTGCCCTGCAATATGTCCTACCCACACGCATTAATCTCTCCTTTGTTCTTAACTGAATTTGTCAATGTATGCAACATCCTACTGTCAATCATTGGATTGACGTTAAGTGCATTCTTGGCTACCTATAATCTATTTTTGCTCATGGCCTTTTTATCAATCCCGATAGCACACCAACTTTATAGGTCATCTCCAATGCTTATTGGGCTAGGTGACCTGATTCTTGTCAATCCACCAGCGATTATCTCATTATTTTGgcaaaaatataatcttttgaAGTTCTAAAAAGCAACACACGGTTGCTCTATCAATTGTGGAAGCTAAATATCAGGGTGCTTGCAAATTTCACTGTATAGCTTATTTGGCTACAAGGCTTTTTGAAGGAACTCCGGGTGTTCCGTCCATACCACCAACCTTATGGTGTGACAACATTGGTGTCCCATGCTTGTGTATTAATCCCATTTTCCAAGCTTTCACCAAACATGTTACCATTGACTTCCATTTTATATATGAGCGGGTTGGTCATCATCCTACTGATGTTCTTGTGGAACCATTTGTAGCTTTTAAATTCTCTTCCCTATGAGACAAGCTCATCGTTTGCTCACCCTTGCTAAGCAAGAGAATGAATGTTAGTATCTATCCTTTCAAGTCACGAATTACTCCAGAGGACAACTCCTCATCGTAGACCATGACAACTGCACAAGAGAGTCAACCATCATAAATTCCTTACCTTGTATAGGAGCCTCCTAACCCATGATTCATGGGATATACTTTATGACACCTATTGTATATAATACTGAATGtacatcattttcatatcaataaaatagagGGTCAAGTTATGGGTTATAATTACTATTAGTGCTTCCCTATTTGTACTAACGAAAGGGGGAGAGAAGATGGGGGATCTAATCATAAGAAAGTATAGTACCACCATGTGACCGTACTCCTCTACACACTTTGGAGCATAGTTCTATCTCCATGGCTCCAAGACCATAGACCATCCTTTAATGAAGTGTCATTGGAAGACAGCTGCCCCTTGAGTTTCCTCAAAATTCACATTTGACATCTCAACCTTAGATAAAAAGCTTAAGCAAGTCCTCAATCTGCTTGAATTGTGTACCTCAACCAAGATGTTTCGTAATCAATAGGGCATCTCAACTTCCTCAAAAAATTACCTCATTGGCATAAAGATAGTTCTTCACCATCTAGACAACTAGAAAAGCCTTTAGGTTCTCAACATGAGGCATTACTTAATCCATAGAGCCCATTTTTCAAGTACACTTGTATCGACCTTCATGACATGAAGCCATAATCTTGCTTGGATCCTCGGTCACCCTTTAGGGCATGTCGTCCTTAATAAAACATCAACGGCCTCCTTCCTCAATAGTCACTTTGCTCTAGTTCTATAGAGAAGATAGAAAATGCATTCCTCTAGCTCTACTAAGAAACTATAGCTTGGTTTCTTTTAGCTCTCCTCCGACTCAACACTAGATCTTCTCTAGCTTGTTAGTAAAACTTGATGCCTTCAATGAATGGTGACAACCATCTTGGCATGAATACAaagttattttgttttgtgaatTGAGTCCTGGGAATCATCTACTAACAAGCAATTAACTTAACTTTGTAAAAGCACAAGCTACCACAAGAACACAATGACGAGCTCTACAACTTACCAAAGTGTGTTTCCTTCAAGAATCAGTAGATATTTTCCTCAAGCACCAAGAGCAAGACTTTCCAGGAATCGACCTTTATCTGAGGATGAGCAGGACACGAGTTCAAATTGTAAGGGCTTTGCCAATTAGAGGGAAGGAACCCCCTCATGCAGGCAAAGTGCTAGAAAGGATAAGGCAACCAGGAGTGCAACGTCTAGCCAAGGAAGAAGTCAAGTGAGCAGCATGTTATGTGAGAACCACGCTAGCGAAGGAAGGTAGACCACCTTCCAGGAACAAAGGGAAGGAAAAGTAGAGAGCTTGTCCTCGTAGAGTGGAATGAAAAGATGATATTCccttaacttataaaaaatgaggTAGTGGTGATTTGCAAAGTGTAGCTAGTCCAATGGAAAGGCAAGCGACACCATCTAGAAAGTTTGGCTGTCACACCACAACATAGGGTGTAACAAGGGACTTCACCTTGTGCTGGGCGAGAAACTACAAGGAATGAGGAGTTGAAGAGGCGTGTAGTTCTGGAAAAGGCACAAATTGTATAAAAGCGAAGGACGAGCCTAACACGAGCAACAGTTAAGGACAAGATTGGTGCAAATGTACTAACTTTTCGGGATGACACTAAAACACCAAGAAGGCATCATTGTTGTATGCAAAAATCTACACTCCACCTAAAAGTTTGCATCTAGAGTTGGTCAGCAAGAAAAAGGCTATGGTACGGTAGACCATACCATCTGAACCCAGAGATATGGTTGTCCTGAGAGTCTGTCTTTATCATCTTGCAGTGGAAAGATCAAGACCAAAAGGCTCTTATTCAAGCACGTCTGGAGTCAAAAGGACATCACAATGACACCTGACGATCTTACTCTATAAATGGTTTAAGGTAAAAGCCAAAATCTCACTATTGAGATACTAAGTATTAGATATTCTTTGAAGCCAAAATCTTCAAAGAAAGCAAGGGACATCAGGAGAGCGATGGAAGAGGAAGAGTATTGCAGCGCCGCCATAGTGAGTGTACTACTGTGAGGTAGGTTAGTTTCTAAGACAATACTAAGAAATGTGGGGTGAATGTTGTGGGTATGTTATAGGATTCTCATTGCATATGCTATAATCTTCCCCCATTCTCTAAtcatgaataaatgaatatttaacTGCATTATGTTTACGATCATTTTTACTCCGAGTTTGAATATCTTTACTTCGTGATTTTAAGATCTTGACGTTTGAATGGCTCGTATTTGTGATGCGGTGATTCCAAGTGAGTGTGCGTATGTGTGAGTTTTGCCATATGTCAATCATCAGGGACAGGTAAATGATTCTCGGGCCATTCTTACGACACGTTGCCACTAATGTCATACGAGAAGGAGAATGCCTCGTGACGATTGGGGTGCATCATTTTCGTATTGGCCTCACTTGATAGACAAGAGGGAGAATATCTCTGAGTGTATCATGTGTGGTGTCCTCGACTTGGTTGGTCGAGCTAATGTGTTCTCCCGGTGCAACATGTATATCTCAGTGTGAGAGTTGATGATTTGAAACAGGTGAATCATCTTGCACGTTGGTCGGGTGGGACTGATTCcccaatttcaaatggtgaagtGATTTCCCCCTGTTTGGTTTATCTCTATGTGAGAACTGGTGATTTGATATTCTCTGATTGAGATTGgataatctaaaacatttctGTGTGAGATCAGCTGATTGGAAATATCTCTATGTGAGATTGAAGGTTTTTATGTGTTAAGTTCCTTATGTTGAAATACGATGAGTTTTACATACTCAAGAAAATGGTGATTTCTCGCCTTGgcgatatatatgtatacttgAGTTTTGCACAAAGGGAAATTCTCTAGAGGGTGATTTCTCGCCTTGGCGATATACATGTATACTTGAGTTTTGCACAAAGGGAAATTCTCTATAGGGTGATTCCTCACCGTGTTTATATACAAGTATTTTACTCAGAAGGTGATTCCTCTCCATGAATGCATGTGTTTTGCTTAGAAGGTGATTTCTCACCAAGCACAATTCACGTGTTCATAGTTCTTTTACATGAAATTGTGTATTACATCATCACATACAATGTCTCTCATTAGCAGTCTTGTTAAGGCTATTTAACCTACCTGTGGTTTTGTTTATTGGAACCGTAGACTTTAATGTAAAGTTAGATCCAGGAGAGTTGCCCGAGGAAGAAGGACCAACCCAGCCTAAACAATACATACAGAAGCATGTCTCcattattagtaattatattgtCTCTTCAGAGTTGTATTAATTAGTCCAGCGACTAATTGTTGTTAGATTTTCTGTATTTGGAAATTGGGAATAAACATAtggttatatattattattttgggaaatGAAGTGATATTTGGATATTCTTCTTTATTGAATGAAACTATTTACAGTTTAAACTCTGGTACAAATAGCACTTGATCATTATTTATTCTGTTGCAGTTTAAACGACCATTTACTTACACTTGTACTTCCTTATGAGTATTGCATGCCTTGATCTAAATCATGGGTGTTGCTGACCGGTTGGCACCCTTGGCACCACAAATCCTCACCAAGTCCTTTATTGAGGAACGAGGTGCCATGCGTTATGGTGGGCAAGGCTAGTATGAGCAGCACTAGAAAAACAAGACGACTAGGAAGGTTCGCTCTACACAAAGCAAGCAAATGGTGTGTTGATCGTACGTAGGTAGAGCAATCAGCAAAGGAAAGCCCAATGCATAGCGAGGGAACACTCTTAGATAACACGAAGGAGCTCTATTGACAGCAGGTGACATGCCAAGGCCCATGCTCCAGCAATGATGACTTAATAAGAGCACGCTTGGGAAAGGAGAAATATGGACGTGCGGGTCATACATTTGACCACATAAGTAAGGCCCAATGCCACATGGACAGATTTCATATGGAGACAAACTACACACCCATTTTTTAGGCAAGCTGCAAGGACGTGCATACATTGTCTCATCAGTCCACTCAATCTCTACCATTCTTCAGTCTAGTGGACGCGTGGGCAACTGAGATCCAAGATCACATATTCAGTCAACCATAAATCAAGACTTGTCTAGCCGTATATAAGATATGCAGATGATAGTCTTCATTTCACTTCCGATATCGTTGAGTACTTCAatacacttttatttttttttttttctgttcggGATCTCAAGGAGGCTAAAAGCTTAGAGTCTTCATTGACAAGGAGACCAACAACTCTAGCATAGCTCTTTGTTTAGTCACTGTCCAAGTACACTCCTACGACCATGCTTGTAATGTGGGGGTAAATGTCTATGGGTATGTTCAGGACTTCATATTCTACCTCTCACCCCATTTCTCATACGAAAGTGCATATTTTCTCATTATGATTAATGACTATTTTGATGATGTAATTTTAAGTAATGTGATTTCAAAGTGCTTTGTACTCTTGGGATTGGGTAGAGAGAGTCCCTGTGTTGATCAAGTGGAGTGTTTTCCTATTGTTTTGGGTAACTGTATTTCACGTGTTGGTAGGATAGAGAGATTTCAGTGTCTAATAGGTGATGTGATTCTCCTTATGTTTTTGGTGGGTGTATTTCATGTGTTGGCCAGGTAAAGTGATTCCTCGTACCGAACATGTGGAGTGATTCTCCATACTTAGTGATACATATGATTATTCATGATTATGTTGTTTTGTTCAAAGGGTGATTACTCGCCATACTTATGATACATGTGTTTCATTCAGAGGGTGAATCTTTGCCTTACTTATGATATGTGGTTTTAGCCTTATTTACATGAAATTGGTGCATTCATATTCATTGCTATTATCTCTCATTGTTTGTGTTGTTATGTattttaacttactaagatttcaatTAAAATCTCACTGTGATGGTCTCACTACAGTATCGTCCATTGAAAttgtagactttgatgcagatttAACTCATAAAGGTTATCTTGAGGAAGAAGGATTAGATTGAGGAATAGATACGGGGACTTATCCCCAATAAGTTTAATGTATTTGTAAATGTGAAGatgtttattttatctaggaGACCAACAATTTAGGGTGTTGTATATTTGAATGTGGGTGATGAACtgatgtttatatataactatatttggAATGAAGGAAACTAGcaacaaatatattaatttgctGTATGAAAATTAATGTCATGATTGATGTATGGCATCAATATGTCACAAATCAACTTTCTACTTGCTAAGGCATATATTGATACTGCGTGTTAGCCAATCAAATACTGACACAACACcttctatcaattttttaaagaataatgatatatatagtcgtagaaTGCACAAATatcgtgcagtcactttgaaaaatagtaagattctttattaaaaaattaatttattttcatgtggatttcatatttattcatttttttcaaaactattgtatgacgcttgcacactcacgactgcaagtatcatttttttttttttaaatataaatttcacaaacattaaaatctgaaattttaaattataaaaattaatatcacaataaaaaatactatttataaataaataaaataatatataataaaatatttatacgatataatttaatttaaaaaattttaaaatttaagagacAGATAAGAAGTAACGTACGAAAGCAGGGGCGTCAGGCGTGAGAGGTAGAGACTACGCACTGGATGCGATTTTTGTTGCGGACCCTACAACTTAAGAGTCTACGATGGAGCGACTTCCCAAAAGCCAAAAGTCCTCATTTCTCGCCTcttctatattttttccttGCTGGTTTTCCACTCaatcccctctctctccctctctctgtcaTTCTGAGAATCGATTTGGGGGCCAAGTTCAATGGATAACATCAATGAGAAGAATAATAATCACGAGGAATCGAGTCCGTTCTTGAGTAAGCAAGtcggagaagaagaaaaagatgcacAGAAAACCAGCGAGCCCACCGACACCAAGACTGAAACCGTCACTATCTCGCCCGGGACCAAAGCTCCGGCTCCGGGATCGGGAAATATTGATGGATACGGCTGGACAGCCAACGGGTTGCCATTGGGACACGGGAGCGTGATGGGCGAGCCGATGGGCAGGGCCCACTGGGactcttctctcttctcctgTCTTGGACGCAACGACGAGTTCTGTAGCAGCGATCTTGAAGTTTGTAAGTCATTGTTTTTTCACAGTCGATTTATCTATTAGAGTTGATATTTGGGCATTCTGTAATTACCGTTAAAAATTGGTTATTCTGTAATTGGCTCTGTCTTTCTTTGCATTCTGAATTTTGCTTTGGGTTTGGGGTTttctatttgtttcatttttgtgcTTGACCTGATGCTAACACATTGGTTCAAGGATAAAACCGAGCCCTGTATTACCAAAGATCAATGTTTGCTAAGAGGAAttctgttatttttgtttttatttctatatgttTGAGGATATGGAATCGACTTCTGAGTTCTGGTTGTGTTTTTCCTTTGTGATCCATTAGTTACATAATTTTACATCTGGATGGACTTTTATGAAGAATcagtattttttaaagaaaaaatcttttaaaaaagtatgtGAAGAGTGCAATACTCCTTGATTAACATTATCAAttagtttttaaagaaaatggcgATGAGTTAGAAAGTTTGCATTTTGTTAGTAATACATGGCATGCAGCTCGAAGAAAATTGTGAACAATTAATAATGGAGATAGAATTCACGTAGGAGGTAAATTTGATTGCtgtatacaaaattttataacccagtttaaaataactatatgaGTAATAATATGGACACGACCATTTTATAACTAGCCAGTGTGATAGTGTTACTTCATTAAACTAAGTTTTTGAAATTTGCGTTTCCCAtttgatttgaatttcaaagtTTGCATAACCGTCTTTCTTTTAAcaaataagtgtaaaaaaaaggGATCtatatgtatcattactctgATTGCATTGTGGTTTatatcaattaatactttgCTGCTTTCGGAATGCAATATTTCTTGATGATGTCATTTTCTTTGTAAATTGATATGCTTTTAATGTCCAATTTTGCACcaccttttcatttttccttaacGTCATGTTGTCTGGCCAGGTCTTCTTGGAAGTGTGGCTCCTTGTGTGCTGTATGGAAGCAATGCTGAGAGACTTGCATCCAGTCCTGGCACTTTTGCAGATCACTGCTTGCGTTACTCTGGTCTATATTTGATTGGGAATTCCGTTTTTGGTTGGAATTTCCTTGCACCATTGTTTTCACACACTAGCCGTACTGCCATTCGTCGGAAGTTCAACCTAGAGGTAAGCTTTTCTCTTCTCACCCTCGTCACCTCCAAAATACAAGGTGACATGATCAATGGCAGTTTTGGTCTGCCATTGAGTTTAGATGTGGTTTCCATTGAGttggttgattttattttgtattgttgtATATGTTTATGCTTTCTGTGCATATGTTTGTTCATCTATTAATTATAGCACTCCTCAATTATACATTTTGTATCCTGTGGCATTTTGTTCTTATCATAAAGTACTTCCTGTATAAATGAACCGAGCTCtgtgtagtattttttataagtaaaagtttATTAATTCCAATTGGCGTAGTcaagtacactggatgtatacaagagaaaacacctagttGGGGTGCAAAAAAAGATAAACCCATCTAGGAAAATGAACCTAACAAAGCCCTAGTCCAAGGCCAAAGATGCGCTTACCCCAAACCACCACCAGTGCAACAATGCCTATCCCACCAAACCAGATTTTGACCATACACCAAGCCACTGTAAATTCCCCAACACATTCCTCAATACTTGTAAACTCTGAATGGGCCTACTAAAAATATACAATTGGTTCTATCTTCCCTCTGGTCCTCCATGGACATGAACTACCTCCCTTATTGTCATAGTTGATTGCAAAGAGATGCAATCATGATagtgatttttgaattttgaatattCTCATGATAGAGATGCATTTTAAAGtgttactattatatatatgtattatagtTGTATATCGATAAAAAACAATGTTATATTTGTGGTTTCTTGaagttttgatatatatatatataacttattttttctaaagatgatgtaaatatgttttttaggtaggggggagagagagagagagagagagagagagagcatttcAATTGCAACCATGGTTTTTAGTTAGTAAGCCTTATGCCATGGACACCTTTGGTCTGAGAATGTTATGGTGTTAATAAAGTTGTTAGTATTTCTGTTGTGGTGTTCTTGGCCTTCTGGTCATGTGGATTCGTGAGTTACATATGTTTCGTATATTTTATCTACTTCAACTTCCACAGGATGTTCTTAACTTCCACGCCCTACTTCAGATAATGCTCTCTGTTTTCACTTTATAGCAATTGTGAATTATAGAAATCATTGCTCCTATTCATACTCTTGAATGTTTTAAGGATTTAGGACACTAAATGTGTTAATTGGTAAA from Juglans regia cultivar Chandler chromosome 4, Walnut 2.0, whole genome shotgun sequence encodes:
- the LOC109012821 gene encoding cell number regulator 8-like, with translation MDNINEKNNNHEESSPFLSKQVGEEEKDAQKTSEPTDTKTETVTISPGTKAPAPGSGNIDGYGWTANGLPLGHGSVMGEPMGRAHWDSSLFSCLGRNDEFCSSDLEVCLLGSVAPCVLYGSNAERLASSPGTFADHCLRYSGLYLIGNSVFGWNFLAPLFSHTSRTAIRRKFNLEGSCEALHKSCGCCGSFLEDEVQREQCESACDTMTHVFCHMCALCQEGRELRRRLPHPGFNAQPVLVMIPPMEQTMGHPA